The following DNA comes from Methanomassiliicoccus luminyensis B10.
ACCAGGCGATGATCATCGCCCTGTTCGTCTTCGGGGCGCTGGGAATGGTGGCGTTCATCGCCGTGGAGAGGAAGGCCAAGTACCCCATGATGGACCTCAATCTGTTCAAGAACCGGGAGTTCGCCATGGGCAACGCCACCATGTTCCTTAACAGCCTGGCCAGGGGGGCGGTGCTGTTCCTCCTGATCTTCTTCCTGCAGGGGCCGTACGAACAGGACCCCCTGACCGCGGGCATCAGCCTGATCCCGTTCGGCATAACCTTCGTGGTGATGGGGCCGATATCCGGAAGGCTTTCCGACCGCTACGGGCCGCGCCCGTTCATCATCGCCGGCCTTGCGCTGTCGGCCCTCGCCCTCCTGGGGTTCGCCACCATCGACCACAACACCCCGTTCTGGCTCCTGGCCACGTACATGGCCATGATGGGCATCGGGGGCGGCCTGTTCGCCTCGCCCAACAGCAGCTCGGTCATGAACACGGTTAGGCCGGAGAAGAGGGGCATCGCCGCCGGCACCAGGTCCATGCTGATGAACATCGGATCGATGTTCAGCCTGGCCCTGGCGTTCCCGCTGGTGATGACCGACCTTCCCATGGACGACCTGATGAACCTGTTCCTGTACGGCGGCGGCATAAGCCCTGGTGCCCTGGCCATATTCGAGAGCGGGCTGCACATGGCGTTCCTGCTGTTCATGGCGACCTCCGTTCTGGCGGTGGCCATGGCGCTGGTCAAGGCCAAGCCGAGGCAGATGAAGTTCCGAGAGAACGGCGGGGAGCCCTCGGTCGAATAAGCGCCTCAGGCAGGCGGGGCCGGGCCCCGCCTAAAACTTATTTTTTTAGTATGAGCACAATTCCTTCTCTATTAATGCCGAAGCGATTTGAAATGCTTCAATCCTGCGGATAGCAAGAGTATGCTGAGAAGTGCCCTCTCTAAACTTGGGTCTCACTTTCTCGATCTTTTGAATGAACAATGGTAAGGCCTGTAGAGCTTTCTCCAATTCTTCTTTTGAATGATTGTTTGAATGATCCTCATTTAATGCTTTTGCAATCATTGAGGAAGCTATATAGAATACTTTGAGATTTTGCGAAACCATGGCCATCTGCGAAGCGCGTGGAGGTCGCTTTTGAGATAGTGTTCCACTTATTTTCTCGTTTTTGCGTATTTGTGACAATATTGCTTTTTGTGCTGCTTCCAATTCTGTTGTTGTGAACTCGCTCATGCGATTTCATCCAGTTAATGTTCAAGTTTTATAATAAAATACGAGGTCAGCCCTTCTCCGCGGCGAGTTCCTTGGTCTTATCCAGCCCGCTCTGGAGCAGGGACAGGGTCTCCCATTCCTGCTTTCGTACAGGAGGTTCAGCTGCTCGGCGAACTCCTTGGCCTTGGCCACGGCCGCGTCCACGTCCCCCAGGCCGTCGTCGACGAACAGCACGCGGGCGTAGCCGTCGAACAGCTTATCCATGTACCAGTCGATATCGATGCCCAGCTCCTCGTAGTTCGGCAGCTTCTCCCTCAGGTCCCTTAGG
Coding sequences within:
- a CDS encoding MFS transporter → MVNKLKGMGYGGVVLSVTTIGVLISSIQGSALLIILPEMMQALNMDLLTIMWVLMVYLLILTAMVPVFGRLADMFGRKRLYVLGFAVFTIGSLLCGLSQPQFRGVDLIIYRIVQAMGGALLTANGPAMIADAFDARHLGFGLGVNMVAGGAGLVLGPLVGGALAPFGWEWIFLINVPIGIVGTLWALHRLREPVLLPKGQSFDWLGSGVFLAGLVAILLGLSFVAFPAVDQAMIIALFVFGALGMVAFIAVERKAKYPMMDLNLFKNREFAMGNATMFLNSLARGAVLFLLIFFLQGPYEQDPLTAGISLIPFGITFVVMGPISGRLSDRYGPRPFIIAGLALSALALLGFATIDHNTPFWLLATYMAMMGIGGGLFASPNSSSVMNTVRPEKRGIAAGTRSMLMNIGSMFSLALAFPLVMTDLPMDDLMNLFLYGGGISPGALAIFESGLHMAFLLFMATSVLAVAMALVKAKPRQMKFRENGGEPSVE